The following proteins are co-located in the Macadamia integrifolia cultivar HAES 741 chromosome 3, SCU_Mint_v3, whole genome shotgun sequence genome:
- the LOC122073384 gene encoding thioredoxin M-type, chloroplastic-like: MALETCFQVSTMTATTRACVLNAHHSFVSKEKFNLPTCKGLKLSAISRLSSSTSSSSWPSSLSPVDHRCLRSRIVCKAREAVDEVLVVTETTWENEVIASERPALVEFWAPWCGPCRMIAPVIEDLAKTYAGKIVCYKVNTDDCPNIATKYGIRSIPTVLFFKNGEKKESVIGAVPLSTLTAAIEKYLDS, encoded by the exons ATGGCCTTGGAGACTTGTTTTCAAGTTAGCACCATGACTGCCACTACTAGAGCTTGTGTTCTAAATGCTCACCACTCATTTGTCTCCAAGGAGAAGTTCAATTTGCCAACATGTAAGGGATTGAAGCTCTCTGCAATCTCTCGTTTATCAtcatcaacttcttcttcttcttggccctCCTCTTTATCTCCTGTCGATCACAGATGCCTCAGATCCCGCATTGTCTGCAAAGCCCGAGAAGCCGTGGATGAAG TTCTGGTGGTGACAGAAACAACCTGGGAAAATGAAGTCATTGCAAGTGAGAGGCCAGCTCTGGTGGAGTTCTGGGCACCTTGGTGTGGACCTTGCCGGATGATTGCACCAGTGATAGAGGACTTGGCGAAGACGTATGCGGGCAAGATTGTTTGTTACAAGGTTAACACCGATGATTGTCCCAACATTGCCACCAAGTACGGCATCCGGAGCATCCCGACTGTGTTATTCTTCAAGAacggagagaagaaagagagtgtTATTGGTGCAGTGCCACTCTCTACTTTAACTGCTGCTATAGAGAAATATTTGGATTCATGA
- the LOC122074472 gene encoding mitogen-activated protein kinase kinase kinase 3-like isoform X2, with amino-acid sequence MRAWWGRKSHKSSKEKKSEASEEEQHHHDYIKASFFKNDKKKGKEKPKSFDGLSAILITRNFPRTSKDFGCSWGSDSDGYSGGGVVSEKKGLPLPRPSVSSAPSLLIDHGVVSGSRSGSVSVSSDSSSGSLDDAPPDRASFCNSRAHGENKLNSRSRSPGPGSRGPTSPSSPLHPKLFGTSMEHPTGKQQEDGITLCHFHPLPLPPGSPTNRCTSPTLRNSSGANESINCLRSRWKKGKLLGRGTFGHVYVGFNSENGQMCAIKEVRVISDDQNSKECLKQLNQEIVLLSQLSHPNIVQYYGSELGEDALSVYLEYVSGGSIHKLLREYGAFNEPVIQSYTRQILSGLAYLHGRNTVHRDIKGANILVGPTGEVKLADFGMAKHITSFSSMLSFKGSPYWMAPEVVMNSGGYSLAVDVWSLGCTVLEMATSKPPWSQYEGVAAIFKIGNSKDIPDIPDHLSSDAKSFLMLCLQRDPSARPTAAQLMDHPFIRDQAASKVANINVTNDVPRYSFEGSHSPTTSEFRPNRTNISIPQRDYGTTQLVTSSIAFKSTTDSIRVNLSLPVSPCSSPLRQYGPAHKSCFLSPPHPAYTFVGESGYGRSDYLMLPKRMNANYTADPWGDFLQPRTQTPGGSPIARPI; translated from the exons ATGCGTGCTTGGTGGGGAAGGAAGTCTCACAAGagcagtaaagaaaaaaaatcggaAGCCTCAGAAGAAGAACAACACCATCACGATTACATCAAAGCTTCTTTCTTTAAGAACGATAAGAAGAAGGGCAAGGAGAAGCCCAAGAGCTTCGATGGCCTCTCTGCGATTCTTATCACCCGTAACTTTCCCAGAACTAGCAAGGATTTCGGCTGCTCTTGGGGCTCCGATTCGGATGGCTACAGTGGTGGTGGTGTAGTTTCGGAGAAGAAGGGGCTTCCTTTGCCTCGGCCGTCCGTCTCGTCGGCGCCGTCTCTGTTGATCGATCATGGAGTAGTCTCGGGGTCCAGGTCTGGGTCTGTGTCCGTTTCTAGTGACAGCTCGTCTGGGTCTTTGGATGACGCTCCCCCTGATCGTGCTTCCTTCTGCAATTCCAG AGCACATGGGGAAAACAAGTTAAACTCAAGATCAAGAAGCCCAGGTCCAGGATCAAGAGGGCCGACTAGTCCCTCATCACCTTTACATCCAAAGCTATTTGGTACGAGTATGGAGCATCCAACAGGAAAGCAACAAGAAGATGGGATAACTTTATGTCATTTTCATCCACTGCCACTTCCTCCAGGTTCTCCTACTAATCGTTGCACCTCACCCACTTTAAGAAATAGTAGTGGTGCCAATGAAAGCATAAATTGCCTTAGATCAAGATGGAAGAAAGGAAAGCTCCTAGGAAGAGGGACATTTGGCCATGTTTATGTTGGATTTAACAG TGAAAATGGACAAATGTGTGCTATAAAGGAAGTCCGGGTGATTTCTGATgatcaaaactcaaaagaatGTCTCAAGCAACTGAACCAA GAGATAGTGTTGCTTAGTCAACTCTCGCACCCAAACATTGTTCAGTACTACGGGAGCGAACTG GGGGAAGACGCACTTTCTGTTTATTTGGAGTATGTATCTGGAGGCTCCATTCACAAATTACTTCGGGAATATGGTGCCTTCAATGAACCGGTTATTCAAAGTTATACCAGACAGATTCTTTCTGGGCTTGCCTACTTACATGGAAGGAATACTGTACACAG GGATATTAAAGGGGCGAATATACTTGTGGGTCCCACTGGTGAAGTCAAGCTTGCAGACTTTGGCATGGCTAAACAT attacatctttttcttcaatgTTATCTTTCAAAGGAAGCCCTTACTGGATGGCACCCGAG GTTGTAATGAATTCTGGTGGCTACAGCCTGGCAGTGGATGTTTGGAGCCTGGGTTGTACAGTTCTTGAAATGGCAACATCAAAACCACCATGGAGCCAATATGAAGGG GTGGCTGCAATATTTAAAATTGGAAACAGCAAGGATATTCCTGATATTCCAGATCACCTTTCTAGTGATGCAAAGAGTTTTCTGATGCTCTGTCTACAACGGGATCCATCTGCACGTCCTACAGCTGCACAATTAATGGATCACCCTTTCATCCGAGACCAAGCTGCATCAAAAGTTGCTAACATCAATGTAACTAATGATGTTCCCCGATATTCCTTTGAAGGCAGCCACTCACCG ACAACCTCAGAGTTCCGCCCCAACAGAACAAATATCTCCATACCTCAAAGAGATTATGGGACAACACAACTAGTAACATCTTCAATAGCCTTCAAGAGCACTAC GGATAGCATCAGAGTGAACCTGTCATTGCCAGTGTCTCCTTGTTCAAGTCCGTTGCGACAATATGGACCAGCACATAAGAGCTGTTTTCTGTCTCCTCCTCATCCAGCTTATACATTTGTGGGAGAAAGTGGGTATGGTCGGAGTGATTATTTAATGCTGCCTAAAAGAATGAATGCTAATTACACGGCTGATCCTTGGGGTGATTTCCTCCAACCAAGAACCCAAACACCTGGTGGATCCCCCATAGCAAGACCCATTTGA
- the LOC122074472 gene encoding mitogen-activated protein kinase kinase kinase 3-like isoform X1 produces MRAWWGRKSHKSSKEKKSEASEEEQHHHDYIKASFFKNDKKKGKEKPKSFDGLSAILITRNFPRTSKDFGCSWGSDSDGYSGGGVVSEKKGLPLPRPSVSSAPSLLIDHGVVSGSRSGSVSVSSDSSSGSLDDAPPDRASFCNSRAHGENKLNSRSRSPGPGSRGPTSPSSPLHPKLFGTSMEHPTGKQQEDGITLCHFHPLPLPPGSPTNRCTSPTLRNSSGANESINCLRSRWKKGKLLGRGTFGHVYVGFNSENGQMCAIKEVRVISDDQNSKECLKQLNQVSLYLSVFEEIVLLSQLSHPNIVQYYGSELGEDALSVYLEYVSGGSIHKLLREYGAFNEPVIQSYTRQILSGLAYLHGRNTVHRDIKGANILVGPTGEVKLADFGMAKHITSFSSMLSFKGSPYWMAPEVVMNSGGYSLAVDVWSLGCTVLEMATSKPPWSQYEGVAAIFKIGNSKDIPDIPDHLSSDAKSFLMLCLQRDPSARPTAAQLMDHPFIRDQAASKVANINVTNDVPRYSFEGSHSPTTSEFRPNRTNISIPQRDYGTTQLVTSSIAFKSTTDSIRVNLSLPVSPCSSPLRQYGPAHKSCFLSPPHPAYTFVGESGYGRSDYLMLPKRMNANYTADPWGDFLQPRTQTPGGSPIARPI; encoded by the exons ATGCGTGCTTGGTGGGGAAGGAAGTCTCACAAGagcagtaaagaaaaaaaatcggaAGCCTCAGAAGAAGAACAACACCATCACGATTACATCAAAGCTTCTTTCTTTAAGAACGATAAGAAGAAGGGCAAGGAGAAGCCCAAGAGCTTCGATGGCCTCTCTGCGATTCTTATCACCCGTAACTTTCCCAGAACTAGCAAGGATTTCGGCTGCTCTTGGGGCTCCGATTCGGATGGCTACAGTGGTGGTGGTGTAGTTTCGGAGAAGAAGGGGCTTCCTTTGCCTCGGCCGTCCGTCTCGTCGGCGCCGTCTCTGTTGATCGATCATGGAGTAGTCTCGGGGTCCAGGTCTGGGTCTGTGTCCGTTTCTAGTGACAGCTCGTCTGGGTCTTTGGATGACGCTCCCCCTGATCGTGCTTCCTTCTGCAATTCCAG AGCACATGGGGAAAACAAGTTAAACTCAAGATCAAGAAGCCCAGGTCCAGGATCAAGAGGGCCGACTAGTCCCTCATCACCTTTACATCCAAAGCTATTTGGTACGAGTATGGAGCATCCAACAGGAAAGCAACAAGAAGATGGGATAACTTTATGTCATTTTCATCCACTGCCACTTCCTCCAGGTTCTCCTACTAATCGTTGCACCTCACCCACTTTAAGAAATAGTAGTGGTGCCAATGAAAGCATAAATTGCCTTAGATCAAGATGGAAGAAAGGAAAGCTCCTAGGAAGAGGGACATTTGGCCATGTTTATGTTGGATTTAACAG TGAAAATGGACAAATGTGTGCTATAAAGGAAGTCCGGGTGATTTCTGATgatcaaaactcaaaagaatGTCTCAAGCAACTGAACCAAGTATCTCTTTATCTGTCTGTCTTTGAG GAGATAGTGTTGCTTAGTCAACTCTCGCACCCAAACATTGTTCAGTACTACGGGAGCGAACTG GGGGAAGACGCACTTTCTGTTTATTTGGAGTATGTATCTGGAGGCTCCATTCACAAATTACTTCGGGAATATGGTGCCTTCAATGAACCGGTTATTCAAAGTTATACCAGACAGATTCTTTCTGGGCTTGCCTACTTACATGGAAGGAATACTGTACACAG GGATATTAAAGGGGCGAATATACTTGTGGGTCCCACTGGTGAAGTCAAGCTTGCAGACTTTGGCATGGCTAAACAT attacatctttttcttcaatgTTATCTTTCAAAGGAAGCCCTTACTGGATGGCACCCGAG GTTGTAATGAATTCTGGTGGCTACAGCCTGGCAGTGGATGTTTGGAGCCTGGGTTGTACAGTTCTTGAAATGGCAACATCAAAACCACCATGGAGCCAATATGAAGGG GTGGCTGCAATATTTAAAATTGGAAACAGCAAGGATATTCCTGATATTCCAGATCACCTTTCTAGTGATGCAAAGAGTTTTCTGATGCTCTGTCTACAACGGGATCCATCTGCACGTCCTACAGCTGCACAATTAATGGATCACCCTTTCATCCGAGACCAAGCTGCATCAAAAGTTGCTAACATCAATGTAACTAATGATGTTCCCCGATATTCCTTTGAAGGCAGCCACTCACCG ACAACCTCAGAGTTCCGCCCCAACAGAACAAATATCTCCATACCTCAAAGAGATTATGGGACAACACAACTAGTAACATCTTCAATAGCCTTCAAGAGCACTAC GGATAGCATCAGAGTGAACCTGTCATTGCCAGTGTCTCCTTGTTCAAGTCCGTTGCGACAATATGGACCAGCACATAAGAGCTGTTTTCTGTCTCCTCCTCATCCAGCTTATACATTTGTGGGAGAAAGTGGGTATGGTCGGAGTGATTATTTAATGCTGCCTAAAAGAATGAATGCTAATTACACGGCTGATCCTTGGGGTGATTTCCTCCAACCAAGAACCCAAACACCTGGTGGATCCCCCATAGCAAGACCCATTTGA